Part of the Xiphophorus maculatus strain JP 163 A chromosome 3, X_maculatus-5.0-male, whole genome shotgun sequence genome, CTGGGTGGGGGGTCAGGCGAGGCTCCTGCAGCCTGCAAGGGGCCCTCTATTAAACTAAAAAGGGAGGAATAATTCTGCAGGGCGCAAGCAGCTCATCAGGATATGCAAATGGCTTGATTAACAGGACTGGAAGCACAAGGAGATAAATTGTTAATGACAAACAACAGCAAATGCATCCAAGTCACCAGTCACCATTTTAAACaggacttttctttttcttttttttttgtaggagaATATTCCCTCTGTCAATCCCTATTTTCTGTAATCTCATTCCCAGTGTTAATTGCCATTAAATGTTCATGTAAATTGCTTCTCCAAAAGCTTCACAATAAGGTATGACTGTGTTAGTTTTTCTACCAGCACCACCTAGTGGTCTCTGGAACACATTTACAGCAGCAGCCAAACAGAAGGTGAGCTGTCCGTTTTGTGGTGGCGTACAGTAAGTCAGGATAGATGGATATGAGCAACAAAGCAGCAAGCCTCACCATTCATGCCATGGCTTCTCCCCTAAGATTTACTGAATCCCCCATCTGCTTGCTTCTTTTTCATGTCATCCTGCAGGAGATCTGGTTGAGacctgaactttaaaaaaaataaaataattttaatgaacCCTTTTGAAGCTGAATATTCTCCACAAAAATTGAGTTCTTATTGCAAAAACTAGTCAATTGTCTGGTGACAAATAGGACAGGAcattataaataacaaaaaacaataaattaaaacttctgCCTTTTCTTAATTTTCCCTGGGGACGGCAAAGGATTTCCTCTACTTATCATCCAGGACTGTATTGGATCCTTGTTCTGCTTCGTAACACAGATGAGCTTCAGCTGAAGGCCACAGACATATGGCAGGACATTTTACTCCAGGATTTCACTGTTTACTTCCAAGCGTCCAGTCAAAGCATTAGAGACTCAAAAATCTTTAAACAGACTGATACTGTATGTCCTATATCACTGTTGTTACTAATACAATTATTATCATAAGCTGAACATAATATCTGTAAAGTACTTCAGAGGTTATAGGTCACTGCTTTCTCTTAAAGCATCAGCTTAGTAAATACCAAACAGGATAATGAAGatgcacataaaaatgtattttatgccTCTGAAAGGTTGTGTCAGTAATCTGCACTGAAATACATAACTTTAATAAGTTTagctaataaaatgaaaactgcaaAGAGTAAAGGTAAAATAACTAGATCACAAGTTTTCACTGGAGAAGAAATGTCTCAGTGTAGGCACTGTGGGCCagattaaattagattaaattagaTTAGAGAGAGTTTGTGataactttaatttattatttgttcaATCGGGATATGTTTTCATCAACTTCCTTTttgcttgtattttatttttgttttattaataataatgtcatGGAAACAAAGTTATTATTTTGGTATATCTGGATTAACAGATGTGCCCTGTAGATACGTCAATTTATTAGCATTACGTTTGAAAGACAAAACTATAACCAGTTGAGCTCAGTGTTGAGGGAATCAGATTGTAGTAGAAAAGTTCAACTTCTCAGAGAGTTGTTGCATAATAATAACTGGGGGGAAAATATTGTAATCGTTCAGTATCTgcagatggaaaatattttttgtgacatgGCTGAGCGTAAACAGTGGAAACAgtcctgattttatttcattttttcaaaaattgtagTTTGTAAATCACTGATGGGTTTAAACCAGGTGTCCACTGAAAGCTGATCTTCAATTCAAAAGAAGGACAAAATGCAAAGTTATTTCTATGAGTCTTATAGTTGGTTACACTATTGTTAAGTTGCAATGATTCTTAATGGGTAAAATTCCTGAACTTCCAATGTTTTCTGATATATTTCTGTTAGATTATAAATACCACATGACACAAAACACtctttgaaaactttatttttagcCCAAAACTATTCAAAACTGTACTTAAAAGTCTGTCTGCTCTTATAAATACAGTGAATGTAACAAACATCAATTTTCCTGTAGGTTTAAGTCAATTTGGAAATCAATTAGAAGATGACCATACAAATATGAAAGTGTACATAAGTAACAATGAGACTGGCATGGTTTAATATGAGGCAAAACTGTATACAATTCTAAAGTTAATGGGATCAAATGTAATGTACAGTAAAACATCGTTACCTCACAGCATGAAATCTTTTCTGTAATTAAAAGAACATAtagttactttaaaataaatcgtGTAAAAATGATCTAATCTTGACTAAAGGAATTCATCTAAATGAATTTATCTGGTTTTAAGTGTCTCTTTGGTTTAATCttactgtaaaaatatgtaattatttcacatttgtgtttgaaagacaacaacaaagcagtttttaataaatggaAACATCCTTTATCAGTGCAGCGTATTCACAGACACAGCTCTAGATTGACCTCTAGTGGTTTTACTCATTCATTTCTGTTCTATTGGCTTGAAAAACAGATAACGTTTCAAATGTATAAACTGTTTGGCAGCTGGCATGAATATAAAGAGTATTTTGTAGCCTGTAGGCTTTCAAGTGCTGTTCAAACCTCAGATTGGTTCTGTGTGTCTAACTGTTGATATGCTCAGTTTCTTCAGTCCTCACAGCATTCAGCTCTTCCTCATGATGCTCTTCACCTGGTACCtgagaataaaaaattataaaactttAGAATTACTGAAAATTGAACATTAGTAGCTCTCTCACCTTGCTTTATAATAATGTGCATCatctattttatgaaaatttgcAAGTATTCCAGACTTAAGTGctgaaaatagattttctcATCTTGTTGCACTttgatattgattttttttcatttttaacattgaCAATGTTTTACTACACAATATGAATAGACACATATAAAActaacaacaaaacataaaatgttaactgacaatgttttctcttcttgGCAATAAAATCATAGAACAGATTTAAATAGCTACTTCTAGAAAATACTGATTTATAAATCTGCATCcaggaaataaaaagacataaaattatagtaaaacaaagcaacaaatgtCTCCTAATTCAGCAAGAATTCTGAACTTCTGCTGTGGTGAATTtgctccccctggtggccaaATATCATACATAATTGAAccaaaacatctaaaacatattCCTCAGTTTGtaacactaaaaacaaaaactttacaaaaaactaATGATTGCACTGAAAATCAGCCTTGAATGCTGATTCAAGGCATTCAAGGCTTTGTGTAATTTTGTGTAGAATTACACAGAAATCACTTTTTGTGTAATTCTAATGGAACAAAATAataactgaactttttttttttagatttttctcatATCAAATATCTTCATCTTATAAATCAGTGTTAGATTTCATTgaattatttgatattttagcTTGATAAACAACAATGTGattgaaaatgtctttctgACTGACTGTCCATACTTGGCAGAATAATTGCTGAATATCAGGGATGGGAAGTTATTGTATCATTTATCGTTACTGtgttgaaagaaaatcacatttatcaGGACAAAGATTAACTTTATTGAAGATGTTATTAAAACTCCAAAACTGAAACCATGGCTGGGGTTGTTACTTTCATATACAGGTTTTataaaagaatcaaatcaatatatttgaaaatatgacaatGCAGTTAAATTTTACGGCTAGCAGTGCAATCGCACCACTATACGTAACTGGTGACCAGTAGCCTATTTGAAAAGTTTTACtgttaaagcaatatttttgtttgttagacTTTGGCCATATGGAGCGACAGATATGTtgacaaaagataaaatataaagatacctttttaaaaaaaacttaacaccACTTTATCATTATCGCAATGAATGTCAGCAATTTCACTATACTATCCTTAAtccatattaatatttaatatggATCATCATGCAGTAGGAATTACGGCATAATATTATGCGGTAATTCCTACTGCATAACATCATGATTaaagtttttctgaaaataaaaatttaatttagaatCAGCCAAGAATTAAAgggtatttatttaaataaacaaaagtcaTGTAAATACTTCTTCACAAATTTGCCAATGGATATTCCtctatatattgtatatttcaCACAGTTTGACTCCAACTGTCTTGTTTTATCAAACTGACCTCCCAGTAGACGCTGTCCTCATAGCAGGCATTGTCATGAGGAGCTCCAAGCACCGGCAGCTTCAAAATGAAACCTGAGAGGAAGGGAAAGATATGTTACTTCAGTTCTGGGCAGGTGTTAATATTAATCAGAATATGTTTTGATGTAtgataatattaaaaaaaaaaaaaagttagctaTCAAGTTCCAAACAAAGTTTGTATTCCAGGTGATGAAATcctgagatttatttttaaaagttacatatgcAGACTTGCACTTTCATTTGTTCCCCATAATGCATATATTAGTTGACAACAAGTTTCTTTCTGCAcattaatttcacattaaatatgttgaatttgggcgtgctgtggtggcgtaggggatagcgcgacccacgtttggaggccgtgagtcctcgacgcggccatcgcgggtttgattcccggacccggcgacatttgccacttgtcttctcccctctccttccccctttcctgtcagcctactttcatataagggacactagatctcacaaaaagaccccctggaggggaaagaaaaaatgttgaatttcttaagacttaaaaagtaaaatcaacaaaatcagATTCAGAAAGAGCTTGTTCCCCTCTTAAGAAGCGCCTTCTTAAAATTATCAAATAATTTGGGttcttttaagttttctttattactgGATGTCCTTGTACTGGTTTAGTAGCCACTGGTTTTGCATATACTTACCAACAATGAGTCCTCCAAAAATGGCAATAGCCAGAGTAATTGCAAGAGAAATGGCTTGCATGCCGGCCTGATAAGAtgtctctctttctccactCGCCACATCAGGAAAAACCTTTTCCAAACTTACAACCACAGAGAAGCAAAAACATGTTAGCAGATtgttcaaataaagaaatagaGCCAAAGAGAAATTTAATCTAGCACtgattgaatgaaaaaaagtataaatattgaatttagTGTTGCATCAGGGAAAGCAAAGAATAATTGTTTACCCATTTCCATATACTTCCTTCGGGACGACGGCAGCAGTGACAGCCCCAACAATGGCCCCCAGGATGCCGGGCATGCCGTGCAGATTGTGAACCCCACAGGTGTCCTGGATCTTTAGCTTCGCCTCCAGGATGGGCTGATGGGAAGTAAACGACATTTGTAGAATGAACCTTGTAAGAATTGACACAACGTGAAATTTAAATGAAGTTTATTCAAAACTTTGAGAGAAGGTCCTTCACATGTGTCTTGGAAATAAGAATTGGTTTGTAAACATAACATCATAATTTATTCTTACCGAGAGGTACTTAAAGCCAAGGACAGAGATGATTCCTGCCAAAAACCCAACGATCATGGAGCCAAAAGGTGTGAGCATCATTTCACCAGCTGTTCCTGCTGCGACTCCTCCGGCCAGGGCGGCATTTTGAATGTGCACCTAAACATGGAGACAAAACACATGCTGaggtcaaagaaaaaaaaatagatatatcAGAGCTGAGTAGCAAAGTACTGAGTTGGCAGcagcaaaaatttaaaaaaaaaattgattatctccatatttttaacaaagaatCTTGTTTTCCATCCAGAAACCCTAGAAGTACTGGGAATCTAATAGAATGCTTGTCTTTCTATTTTCCGAAGTAGATTTGTAATTTTAACACCTTTTTGATACAAAACAAGCTTCCCAAAAAGCAAAGTGAACTACCAGATTTGGATGATGATGCATTGTCTGAAAACTATGGTGCATGGTGCCTATTGTAGCAAATATACAATTGTTTTCTTGATTATAAAAAGGCCTTTTCTAACTGACCTATGTCAAAAACACCAGACTTgacacaaccaaaaaaaaaaaagattaaagtttgAGGCCAAAAGTAAACAAGGTGCATAAGAAGAGCTTTCCaacaactgatgatgtcattcaGGACATGTTAATGTCATCTCGGTTTCTAGATACTGAACTGTCGCCAACagccttcagtcagaggctccTCCAGATTCATTGCAAGACTGACTGTTACTGGAGACCCTTTCTGCCCACAGTATTGTTTTCCATAACAACTCTGAAGACAAATTATTGGATATGAtgaatggaccttaccaagctccgcccacaaccgacccacgtgaccgcgagtctcacaaacaaagcctagCAGCGccttgtttctatgtaaacatgactcgattagtgcatcatttctaccggattttcacaatatatcagctgcTACAATgaacagaggaactaacaagttcatgtcatcatctgggaggaggttactggtttctcagtcacaagctggttgcaaacctgaggccagcaggtgtcaatCAGTTATGGTAGAGCTGaactttggtttgatgacgtcaatatgagaagctacagactgataggaggaaccaaagagctctggaaaggtaaaggcaaatcttctgaagctgggatataattaatttaatttcacataattaccacgaAAGAAGCCATTTGCTgtgtatgaaatatatttgttctgtttgatgtttgttgtgaatgacgtaaactcacaaacgaacgaggtaattagtccaacgtttagaaactacagcggctgtaatgagccacagcaaaggtaaacaaaggtaaaataacctgaacaggtgaccaactcaaaaccactcctacctttttactctctctctctttgtagtttaagcacacctgttaccatggcaaccgcCTGTTCCCctcaagacgagcaaagattacgttaaaaacaaaacattcagtccgttacgatatcaagtttccaggcttgatatttatttctcgattattaatcagcgcttccctgaacacagcgatggttgattgactagctgtacttggtgctaacgtggctaacacaagtaacagtttagtccaaagccttttctgctaaaataaaatctttagtgtatgtcagatacagacacattgcatattgatctgtttagttaacgtaagactgtgtagcagacaggcttcaaggtgtagaagttgtatcagttctgccattatgctgtacttagctaacgggaagctaagtgcgtttgtgagacggccacgcacgtgaccacgtagaatgggcatcagccaatgaaacgcgGCCCCTCTGGTACGGTCCATTAAgaatacatttaatttccttgtttttaaatcaaggtTAAAAACCCACTTGAGTAGAGTTGCCTTAGAGTCACAATAACTGGAACATGATGgatatatttgatgtatatttgcttgatgatggtgtttatctatgcaaagcactttgaactgccttgctgctgaaatgtgctttacagaTAAAATTgacttgatttgttttcaacaaCCAAGTGACAGAGACATGTTAGAAACAAGCTGCCTATCTAATTAATTTCCTCTCATACTTGATAACCATCATTGTAGAGAAATGATCTTGTGATGAGTTACAACCTCATCTTGGACCTCATCCTGGATATCTGATCAAAATACTTGATCAGATATCCAGCTGCCAAATGGCTGGAAGGTGGATATCTGATCAGCCATTTGGCTGAGACCCAATCAACATTTTTTGAGGAGGTGTGCACCTGCAGTCCATTCGTTCATTGGCTCTCAGGTAGGGGCTATTGAGTAACAGTCATGTGTTCTAAACTCTGATAAGTGCCAGAAGAACAAGATACAATAGAACatctttcttctgtttccttttgtctCAGTGCTTTTATGGCactattttatttgctttattacttttttagTTAGAAAACTCTTCTGCAAATAcggtatggatgaatgagaGACAACATTCTCATCAAGACTTTCATctgattttctaattttttagtAAACAAAGAGTTGAAAATAGAAATGGTAATCATGCATTATTACCATGTCCAACTTTCCATCGTGAGCTGTGACGGAAGACATGGCGTACGTTGACAGAGTGCAGGCTGCCAGAGAGTAGTAAGTGTTCATGGCTGTGCGGTGCTGGGGGTCTCCATGTGCCGTGACGGCAGAGTTGAAGCTGGGCCAGAACATCCACAGATAGATGGTACCTGTATTTACATTGAAGGTAAAGATAGACTTTAAATGTAGCAGCAGTGCAAGGAAATTGAAAACTAGACTTTAAAATGTCTCTGTGGCTTACCAAAGTATAACCCATGAAGTTCTCTACATTATATATTCTAGCCAGTGCACAGTTGTgaaatgaaagatttaaaaaaaatttaacaagctgaaaataaacactGGTACTGCAGATACAGCTTAGTGTATAACGTGCCTGTTTATATGTGCATTTAGTTCCATGTAAGCCTTTAAtggatgcaaaagcaagaactccccacttgatgactttgtgtttctgtgtttgatatgatgtaaagcactttgaaatgccttgctgctgaaatgtgctatacaaataaaatttgattgattgattgactgactgattgcattttcaaattaatattctAAATAATACTTCAGATTGGTCATTGAATATATAGGTCTTAGCTTCTTCTGGGCAATCCAAGCACATCAATAAGCCATTATGTAAACCATTCGATTACATTTTCTGGGTGTTTATAGTTCCCACCCTGAAATAAGATGgatttcttattttgaaggtaAAGGGGGTTGAAAACAAATTCCTGccacacttttttattttgaaaaaaattcaacaccTAATTTTCCTTTTGCTTCAGAGGATTCAAGGGatacaaatacatttgaaagATACTAAAAGTCACAGAACAGTTACCTGTTGCAACACACAAAGTAACTTCTTGTTCTTTCTAATTCATGAAAAAAAGGTGGGGAAACCACAAGATGTATTTACTCTGACTCAATCATTGGTGTCTCACACAGCTCGTATTCATAAACCATGTTGCAACATTATGGGTCTGGGTGTAGTTTACTACGAAAACAGTTCCTGTAGAAGTTTGTTCTTTCACAGAAATTACCTATCATCGCGAACAAGTCAGAGTGGTAGACAGACGAGTTCTTGTGTTTGCTCTGCTCCAGTCTGGGGCGGTACAAGATTCGCGTCACCATCAAGCCAAAGTACGCTCCGAAGGTGTGGATGGTCATGGAGCCTCCAGCATCTTTAGTCTGAAACATGGTTCACAGGATGGTTCAAAGCTTCGAGTGTGTCAGCGGAGAAAATAGAAGCTGTTCATAAGTCATTAATACAAGTCTTCAGTAGTTTGATTTATGGTGACTCACTCCTAAAATGCTGAGCAAGATGAATTCATTGACGGCAAACAGTGTGACCTCGAAAACTGCCATAATCAACAGCTGGAGTGGGCTGGTTTTTCCCAAAACTGCTCCGAACGAGATCAGCACAGAGCCGGTGCAGAAGTCAGCGTTGATCatactgcaaacagaaaaaaagaggttAACAGCTTGGTATGGAAACAGGATTAATTAAAGTCAGGAACagccttgattttttttcaaagctaaTAAATTACTAATTTTTAAATGCTGCAGCTTTTATGGGGTGTGACAATATCTGTTCTGTGCTAAACTCTCAAAATGACCAGATTCTGGTAATTAAGAGGTGTacttaaaaacatgaaaatgtaatgttaaaGCACTATTGTCACTATTGACAATGAGACAATGTTAGGGttaagaaaatgcatttttcattaTTGTGTACTTTAGAGGAACAAGTACAGTTAGTGTCAATTGGATAGAAGGTGATGCTCTCTAATGTAAGAATGAAGGaagaatattgtaaaaaaaaaggatataaGAGGagtaattttaaataatgatgGTATTCATACTGTATTTCATTTTGCACCTTTCCACTCCAATGTGAATTTTCCCATCCTCATGCAATCCATGGAAGAAGCCCTGCATGAGAGTGGCCCACTGCAGGGACAGAGCTGCGATGAGGAAGTTGAAGCCCACACTGCTGAAGCCGTAGCGCTGAAGGAAGGTCATGAGGAAACCAAAGCCGATGAAAATCATTACATGCACGTCCTggaaacctgcagaaaacagcaaatggtCAAGGAGGTCATGTGCAGCAGCTGCTTTGTTAGATATACTGTACGTTATGATAGatgttaatttgtttcttttgaaaacGTGGTCCCGTATGCTCTGCTGAAGGTGTGACTATGACTTCGTGCAGGCTTAATTTATCAATGCTGTCAAGCAATGTGTTGTCTCCTAGATGAACTCATTCAACAAGCACTAACAGTCTCTTTCCACAAACAAACCAATTATTCCAGGAGCTTTAAAGCCATATTGATGAAAGGAGTTGTTCTGAGAACAACTTCTTAGTTGTTCTCAGAACAACTTCTTAGTTGTTCTTAGTTGTTCTTAGAACCCTCCAGGGAGGTCTCCTTTAGAAACCTCCCTGGAAAATCAGGTTTAGTTGTAATTTGCAAGCAGTTACATGACTCACAGCAGGttgtaattcattttatttatatataatgcCTATATATGATTTCGTATAACTTATTATGCAAAAccatgaagaaaataaatgcacttaTGGGTCTGAGAAATGGTTGGTGACCCGTTTTCTAAATGAACCCTCTCAACTTGTTAAGTGACATTGTTTCCTGTCCTGATTCACACAGTTTGTGAACATCGCTCATTAACTGCCATTCATAACATTGCTCTGTGCTGTAAGTGCTGTCGTTATGGTAACTGTTAATTGGCTTGACCAAGCAGAGCTCTTTCCAGCATCCCTGTTGGTATTTTGGCCTAGATTCACACAGTTCCCTGAGGCCCAGATGGAAACCTTCATATCAACGCAATAAGGAGCGTTGATATGAAGGTCAGAACACAGAACTGCTCTACGCCGCCAACTGATATGAATTTTAAACATCGAGATTTGCTTTCCTTCTCACTGTTTTGCTTTGATCATGTCTGTTGAATAAGAGAAAATCTCAACTTAAATACCTAACatagaaaatacaaattaagAATCAGAAGTACTTATGTAGCTGAATGCTAAGTGTTATTGACAAGTTTTCATGTAACCATGTGCATGCAACTGGTTAAATAAAGAAGCATCTCGACTAACTGTTGTATCTATTTGTAAGTGGTAAGCAGCATGAAACAGCTTGTCTTCCTGTTTGGGTGAAACTACTGATATCAACAATATCTTTCATAACTGTACACCTGCTATCAGGTGAACTGttccagcagagagagaaatgtttgtgatgtttttcacTATACCAAATCTTCGATCCTAAAAGAAACTTAGAGAGCATACAGTTATACATAACTTATGCAAAAACACATATAATGTGCATGTTTGGGTGGTCTTAACCGATACAGACAACATTGTAAAAACACACGATATAATGtctgctaaaataaatttatttcccctcattcaatttttttctctataaTTAAACATTGAGACGTTGCAAACACAAACCTCAGCTGTCTATTCCACTAATGCCAGTTGATTCATATTCTACACATACCATGTGAACATTGAAGAACTTTGAAAGACTAGAAAACTTAACTTACAAAGTTGATCACAAGTTTCTGAACAGTTTCAGTGTTTGTGCAGATAGGTGTATTTGTCTCTAGGTTTGGGCCCTTCATTAATGCACTGtgagaaaatttgtttttaattcagttctTCTCTTAATCGTCTCTTTAGATCTTATTGGGTCCCACATGAGCTCTCATTTGCTCCACTTTGCTTCCTGGACTCTGAGTAGTAGAGGCTCAGTTAATCTCATCTTGACTTTAGTACTCATGTCTTAGACTGATCAAATGGCTAAATTATAAACACGTTATCAACAATTTTATATGCAAGTTCAGCTCTTTACAGAAGTATGAAAACAACCATTGTAACTCAAAGTACAAGTATTATGGGATAATAATTCAcccaggagttttttttttttttttgctttggtcGATGTAAGCTGGACGTTAAACTGGTTcttatgaaatatttactttccAGACAGTATAGGGGTTCCACACTGCAGAGCATGAAAAGTCTGAACCTGTTTCTGTTTACTGTACATTatcgtttttcttttctccctgcATATGATACGGATAACGGATGGAGCCTCTGTACAAACATCCCTGAGCCGTGACGGTGATCTTCATTTCCAACTTCTGTGAGATAAAGGTGTCAGGTTAGACACCGTAAAGTGGGTTGGACCTGACTGTCCGCCTTATTTTTTAACCTTCTGTGGTGACACAGCAATTCATAAAACTGTTTATGTTCCTTTAAGTCTTTGAAATGTGTTGTGTGTGTCTTAATATTGTGTCAGTGCTGCAAAAAGTAAAGAGAAATTCATACAGAATTTGTTTGATGGACACATGTTGCGTAAAGCTAgcagcatttgtttgttttgttttgttagttaGGATGAAATACTTGTCAGTTATGTTAAATGACTGACTTCTATGTAGAAATGTCCTAATACTTCTGCATAGAAGTATTAGGACACTCTCACTGACTGCAGAAAACTAAGTGTTTTCTGTCAgacttgtttaaataaaattttagcaCAAAGGGAATTTAAACAGAATGTGCAATAATGTGATAACAGATATTGGATGCAAAGGAAATCTCTTTTTAAGGAATGTAatctgtatttgtctttttggtGCTAAGTGGTAGTCAAAGTGATTTAAGGTAGAATCACTCCTGAATACATCcaaaaatgagagaaagaatcttttttcacttcctttcATTCACTTTGTTTTGAGCTTAAATCTCTGACTGACCTTCTTCTGTTGTTTAGAGATAAACTTTAGACAATGATACTGCCATGTCGGGGTTAACAAAACAGCAATGTTTGCCATCAAATACAACACATCTTTCATTATGTGCTACACAATGCAATGGAAATTTCACAGCAGCTGTTGACGCTACTGCTGCAAAGCAaactttatgaaacaaaaatagaggTACTTCCTCTTTGATAAGTTTGGATTCATCAAACAAAGGTGTGGTATTTCTAGACTGTCACAACTGACGTGTTGCTTCAAAACGACTTCAAACTTCCACATTACAGTGACTGAAAGGGAGAAGTTAGAGGAGATTTTATAGCAACCTGCTTCTGGGAAAATATGTTAAAGGTTATTACTATTAAAATTCCCATCATTCTTTGCTCTAGCTTGAAGCTCCGCCCTCATGAATGAGAGAGATGCCTAAAGGTAAACGCCTCCCAGACTCGGACATGTCAGTGTGTGCTCAAcagtaataaatcatttttgcgTTTTAAAGTCGAGCTTTGGGAATGAAATACTGATTATGTTCTTTTGCATTAGTACATGAAAAAGAGGATCAAACTTTTGCATTTGGAGAAATTCATAACAGCATGACTGGAAATAGGAATATTTCTttagatgaaataaaacacttttacatGATGTTCTGACAATATttcctgccaaaaaaaaaaaaa contains:
- the LOC102228196 gene encoding ammonium transporter Rh type B-like, with the protein product MTNSSTNMRLKLPITCFILEIILIILFGVLVVYDHDTDAKLFNKNMKINNSTAGGHNGHGSGTSDDTDYRNDFYYRYPSFQDVHVMIFIGFGFLMTFLQRYGFSSVGFNFLIAALSLQWATLMQGFFHGLHEDGKIHIGVESMINADFCTGSVLISFGAVLGKTSPLQLLIMAVFEVTLFAVNEFILLSILGTKDAGGSMTIHTFGAYFGLMVTRILYRPRLEQSKHKNSSVYHSDLFAMIGTIYLWMFWPSFNSAVTAHGDPQHRTAMNTYYSLAACTLSTYAMSSVTAHDGKLDMVHIQNAALAGGVAAGTAGEMMLTPFGSMIVGFLAGIISVLGFKYLSPILEAKLKIQDTCGVHNLHGMPGILGAIVGAVTAAVVPKEVYGNGLEKVFPDVASGERETSYQAGMQAISLAITLAIAIFGGLIVGFILKLPVLGAPHDNACYEDSVYWEVPGEEHHEEELNAVRTEETEHINS